Proteins found in one Solitalea lacus genomic segment:
- the istA gene encoding IS21 family transposase, with translation MLIEGSSLRQISTFTGLDRRTIRKYAEMNEQEYEAFLCQKEERRKLLTPYESFVKEKLLQVPSASAAQLHDWLKEHHPDFPQTGSRTVYNFVIWVRQKYHILQEPKLRDYFPVEELPYGAQGQVDFGQYTLRCDQGRKKVYFFSMVLSRSRYKFVYFSDRSFTTKTAVEAHEAAFKFFEGIPLELVYDQDRLFLVDENLGNLLLTREFKTYVTERDYRLYFCRKSDPESKGKIENVIGYIKKNFLYGRVYHDIQTLQLQAISWLARTGNAMVHGATGKVPEKEWQIEKPHLSSWAPVSLLPDWLMSSVLKNNTFNYCGNTYSLPLGTYTGKKANYVKLRLDDDMLQVYSPNEELLCRHKVPFNKGNLIINTDHKRDKSGKISELIIQTAALFPDTDKAERYLLKVKELKPRYVRDQLLSIRDAVRETNPATIESAIEECMGNAFFDAGTFKQVLKKHAKSSADMAAPQAIIKLLDPSHLQKAETRPASSDINLYESLFNNKP, from the coding sequence ATGCTAATCGAGGGATCTTCCCTCAGGCAGATTTCTACCTTCACCGGCCTGGACCGCAGGACGATCAGGAAATATGCAGAAATGAACGAACAGGAGTACGAGGCCTTCCTGTGCCAGAAGGAGGAGCGTCGTAAGCTGCTAACACCCTATGAATCCTTTGTAAAGGAGAAACTGCTGCAGGTTCCCTCTGCCAGTGCCGCTCAACTGCATGACTGGTTAAAAGAACACCACCCTGATTTCCCCCAGACTGGCTCTCGCACCGTATATAACTTCGTGATTTGGGTACGGCAAAAATACCACATTCTACAGGAGCCTAAACTCAGGGATTATTTTCCTGTTGAAGAACTACCTTATGGGGCTCAAGGCCAGGTTGATTTTGGTCAGTATACCCTCAGGTGCGACCAGGGCAGAAAAAAAGTGTATTTCTTCAGTATGGTGCTATCGCGCAGCCGATACAAGTTTGTTTACTTTTCCGACCGTTCCTTTACCACCAAAACAGCAGTAGAGGCCCATGAAGCCGCTTTCAAATTCTTTGAGGGTATTCCCCTGGAACTGGTTTATGATCAGGACCGGTTGTTTCTAGTCGATGAAAACCTGGGGAACCTGCTTTTGACCAGGGAGTTTAAGACCTATGTAACGGAGCGGGATTACCGGTTGTATTTTTGCCGGAAAAGTGATCCTGAAAGCAAGGGGAAGATTGAGAATGTTATCGGCTATATCAAAAAGAACTTTCTGTATGGCAGAGTTTACCATGATATCCAAACCCTGCAGTTACAGGCCATATCCTGGCTGGCGCGGACCGGCAATGCAATGGTTCATGGTGCCACAGGAAAAGTCCCGGAAAAGGAATGGCAGATCGAAAAACCGCATCTTTCCAGCTGGGCACCTGTAAGCCTGCTGCCGGACTGGCTGATGAGCAGTGTACTGAAAAACAACACCTTCAATTATTGTGGGAATACCTATTCACTTCCCTTGGGAACCTATACTGGCAAAAAGGCAAATTATGTGAAGCTTCGTCTGGATGATGATATGCTACAGGTTTACAGTCCGAATGAAGAGCTGCTTTGCAGGCATAAGGTGCCGTTTAACAAAGGCAACCTGATTATAAATACAGATCATAAGCGGGACAAGTCGGGTAAAATTAGTGAGCTAATCATCCAAACTGCGGCACTGTTTCCAGATACAGATAAAGCGGAGCGCTACCTGTTAAAAGTAAAAGAACTCAAGCCGCGGTACGTCCGTGATCAGCTTTTATCGATTCGTGATGCGGTAAGAGAAACCAATCCGGCAACTATAGAATCAGCCATAGAAGAATGCATGGGTAATGCATTTTTTGATGCCGGCACGTTTAAACAGGTACTAAAAAAACATGCTAAGTCTTCTGCGGACATGGCTGCACCACAAGCGATCATCAAGCTGTTGGATCCATCCCATTTGCAAAAAGCAGAAACCAGGCCAGCTTCCAGCGACATCAACCTGTATGAATCCCTTTTTAACAATAAACCCTAA
- a CDS encoding sodium/sugar symporter: MKTLETKDYIVFLVYFLIIATYGFWVYRRKKTENASSKDYFLAEGSLTWWAIGASLIASNISAEQFIGMSGSGFKLGLAIATYEWMAAVTLIVVAVFFIPVYLKNKIYTMPQFLNQRYNSTVSMIMAVFWLLLYVVVNLTSILYLGALAINSISGINLNICMIALAVFAVIITLGGMKVIGYTDVIQVFFLILGGLATTYLALNMVAEHYGSTGIMSGFSKLTQNAGEHFHMIFKKDNPNYMDLPGLSVLIGGMIIVNLNYWGCNQYITQRALGADLKTARSGILFAAFLKMLMPIIVVLPGIAAYLLYKEGGFQAEMLQNGEVNPDRAYPVLLNLLPAGLKGLSFAALTAAVVASLAGKANSIATIFTLDIYKKVLNTGADEKKLVWIGKLTVIIAMVLAIIIAPNLGIDKKGGFQYIQEYTGFVSPGIFAMFILGFFWKKTTSNAALFATIGGFMLSVFFKFLPNFANLSFLESIGFSKDNGNGVYEIPFLDRMGFVFIICVIVMYVISVIENKKKTAEEEWAEDAELASYGNGDTVAVAADKKLKKSQGLEVDTSMFKTTPGFAVGALIICGLLVALYTLFW, from the coding sequence ATGAAAACACTCGAAACTAAGGATTACATTGTATTTCTTGTTTACTTCCTTATCATTGCCACTTATGGCTTCTGGGTTTACCGTCGGAAAAAAACAGAAAACGCAAGCTCAAAAGATTATTTTCTGGCCGAAGGCTCATTAACCTGGTGGGCTATTGGAGCCTCATTAATAGCTTCCAATATCTCTGCCGAACAATTTATCGGCATGAGTGGTTCAGGCTTTAAATTAGGCTTAGCTATTGCCACTTATGAATGGATGGCCGCTGTTACTTTGATAGTAGTAGCAGTGTTTTTTATTCCCGTGTATCTTAAGAATAAGATTTACACCATGCCACAATTCCTCAATCAGCGATATAATTCTACTGTGAGTATGATTATGGCGGTGTTTTGGTTATTGCTATATGTTGTTGTTAATCTTACGTCAATCCTGTATTTAGGAGCATTGGCTATTAATAGCATCTCTGGTATTAATCTTAATATCTGTATGATTGCTTTGGCTGTATTTGCTGTGATTATTACGCTGGGAGGGATGAAAGTTATTGGATATACCGATGTGATTCAGGTTTTCTTTCTCATTTTAGGAGGTTTGGCAACCACTTACCTGGCGTTAAACATGGTTGCAGAACATTATGGTTCTACAGGCATTATGAGCGGCTTTAGTAAGTTGACCCAAAATGCTGGGGAACACTTCCATATGATCTTTAAAAAGGATAATCCTAATTACATGGATTTACCAGGGCTTTCTGTATTAATTGGTGGTATGATTATCGTTAACCTTAACTATTGGGGATGTAATCAGTACATTACTCAAAGAGCGTTAGGTGCGGATTTAAAAACTGCTCGAAGCGGAATTTTATTTGCCGCCTTTTTAAAAATGTTAATGCCTATTATTGTTGTGCTTCCTGGTATTGCTGCCTATTTGTTGTACAAAGAAGGTGGTTTCCAAGCTGAGATGTTGCAGAATGGAGAGGTTAATCCTGATAGAGCATATCCTGTGCTTTTAAATTTACTTCCTGCAGGATTAAAGGGTTTGTCGTTTGCGGCTTTAACAGCAGCTGTTGTAGCTTCTCTTGCGGGTAAGGCTAATAGTATCGCTACCATATTTACACTTGACATTTATAAAAAAGTTTTAAATACCGGTGCTGATGAAAAGAAACTGGTTTGGATAGGAAAATTAACCGTTATTATTGCTATGGTTCTTGCAATTATTATTGCTCCAAACTTAGGAATAGATAAAAAGGGAGGTTTCCAATACATACAAGAATATACTGGTTTCGTTTCGCCGGGAATTTTTGCAATGTTTATTCTAGGCTTTTTCTGGAAAAAGACTACTTCAAATGCTGCACTTTTCGCAACTATTGGAGGATTCATGCTTTCGGTGTTCTTTAAATTTTTACCCAATTTCGCCAACTTATCATTTTTGGAATCAATAGGATTTTCGAAAGACAATGGGAATGGCGTTTATGAAATTCCATTTTTAGATCGAATGGGATTTGTATTCATAATTTGTGTTATAGTGATGTATGTTATAAGTGTTATTGAGAATAAAAAGAAGACTGCTGAAGAGGAATGGGCTGAAGATGCTGAACTAGCGTCTTACGGTAATGGAGATACCGTTGCAGTGGCTGCTGATAAAAAATTAAAGAAGTCACAAGGATTGGAAGTTGATACGAGTATGTTTAAAACTACTCCTGGTTTTGCTGTTGGGGCTTTAATTATTTGTGGCTTATTGGTAGCATTGTACACCTTGTTCTGGTAA
- a CDS encoding zinc-dependent metalloprotease codes for MKISRSIIWLLVPALLCSVELSAQKKKDNKGVPVVDSVKKAQPKVGITEKIKGSIKNEGLFTIYQDSTKGTVQLYIKKDQLGKEYIYQSFSMGGPTSLFLNRNMIRATWVFKVQKAFDKLEFAQVNTNFWYDPQNPVSKAANVDVAESIFYSDKIVAEDAGGYLVAVDGLFLSDKLDQVKPILPPSIPQGLIFNLGSLNPSKSKYTKIRSYPNNTDVVVDLAYDNPMPLNDGGRDITDARYTRVSMQHSFLEIPKNDYRPRFDDPRIGYFTQEVDNLTTIKVADYKDVINRWHLVKKDPSAVMSEPVEPIVWWVENTTPVEYRQTIVEAGLKWNEAFEKAGFKNAVVMKIMPDTATWDPADIRYNVIRWVSSAYPQYGAIGPSFVNPKTGQILGADITVEWRSGSMTPVYEDLFNSDAFTGQTEQSTTNIKGCGKHCSMAHELKAQFGAGISMAEMLGAGESDIKEMHKQFLYYLIMHEMGHTMGLNHNMKASTMLSPSEVNNTEITRKIGLQGSVMDYPAINIANDRSKQGDYYTTKAGPYDIWAIQFGYTQFTPFEETAGLNKILSRSTDPQLTFGNDADDMRSPGNGIDPRVMINDMSSDMITYAKDRFELVNTMMSKLKTKYSKSGQSYAELRSRYGLLVNQRFGMAASLSRYIGGVYVDRSFVGQSTSNKPFTVVPKEKQKKAMEVLSTYVFAPNAYTADSYLFPYMQMQRRGFNFFGNTEDYKPQNTALAMHQSVLYQFMHPTTLSRINNSGLYGNSYSVAEVMNDLTKAIFSADMGGSVNLYRQNLQTEFVKGLAGIASAPMGYDNASKAAAYSTLKKIKTALAGAVSPDEQTKAHRAYLNFMIDKAVAVK; via the coding sequence ATGAAAATTTCCAGAAGTATTATTTGGCTGCTAGTGCCCGCACTATTATGCAGCGTTGAACTTTCTGCCCAAAAGAAAAAAGACAACAAAGGTGTTCCAGTCGTTGATTCAGTAAAAAAAGCTCAACCTAAAGTTGGTATTACTGAAAAGATCAAAGGAAGTATTAAAAACGAAGGTCTATTTACGATCTATCAGGATTCCACCAAAGGTACTGTTCAATTGTATATTAAAAAAGATCAATTGGGTAAAGAGTATATTTATCAGAGTTTCTCTATGGGAGGCCCAACCTCTTTGTTCCTTAACCGAAACATGATTCGTGCCACTTGGGTATTTAAGGTTCAGAAAGCCTTTGATAAATTGGAATTTGCTCAGGTTAATACAAATTTTTGGTATGATCCGCAAAACCCGGTAAGTAAAGCAGCGAACGTTGACGTAGCTGAGTCTATTTTCTATTCAGATAAAATTGTAGCAGAAGATGCAGGCGGTTATTTGGTAGCTGTTGACGGGTTGTTCTTAAGTGATAAGCTTGATCAAGTTAAACCAATATTACCTCCATCCATTCCTCAAGGTTTAATTTTCAACTTGGGTAGTTTGAATCCATCAAAATCGAAGTACACAAAGATTCGTTCATATCCTAACAATACTGATGTAGTGGTTGATTTGGCCTATGATAATCCAATGCCATTAAATGATGGAGGAAGAGATATTACGGATGCGCGATATACTCGTGTAAGTATGCAGCATAGTTTCCTTGAAATTCCTAAGAATGATTATCGTCCACGTTTTGATGATCCTCGCATTGGATATTTTACTCAAGAAGTTGATAATCTTACAACCATTAAAGTAGCTGATTATAAAGATGTAATCAATCGCTGGCATTTAGTGAAGAAAGATCCGTCGGCAGTAATGAGTGAGCCCGTGGAGCCAATTGTTTGGTGGGTTGAAAATACAACGCCAGTTGAATATCGTCAGACCATTGTAGAAGCAGGATTAAAATGGAATGAAGCGTTTGAAAAAGCTGGTTTTAAAAATGCTGTAGTCATGAAAATTATGCCTGATACAGCAACTTGGGACCCAGCAGATATACGTTACAATGTTATCAGATGGGTTTCTTCGGCTTATCCTCAATATGGTGCTATCGGCCCAAGCTTTGTAAATCCTAAAACTGGTCAAATTTTGGGAGCAGATATTACTGTTGAATGGCGTTCAGGAAGTATGACTCCTGTATATGAGGATTTGTTTAATTCAGATGCATTTACTGGGCAAACAGAACAATCAACAACTAATATAAAGGGCTGCGGTAAACACTGTTCAATGGCACATGAGCTGAAAGCGCAATTTGGCGCCGGTATTAGCATGGCTGAAATGCTTGGTGCTGGTGAAAGTGATATCAAAGAAATGCATAAGCAATTTTTATATTACTTAATTATGCACGAAATGGGTCATACCATGGGACTAAACCACAATATGAAGGCAAGTACTATGTTAAGCCCTTCAGAAGTGAATAACACAGAAATCACTCGCAAAATAGGGTTACAAGGTTCTGTAATGGATTATCCTGCAATTAACATTGCAAATGATCGCAGTAAACAGGGTGATTATTATACAACAAAAGCCGGTCCTTATGATATTTGGGCAATACAATTTGGTTATACTCAATTTACTCCGTTTGAAGAAACTGCAGGCTTAAACAAGATCTTAAGCAGAAGTACAGATCCGCAGTTAACATTTGGTAACGATGCTGATGATATGCGATCTCCTGGTAATGGTATCGATCCACGAGTGATGATCAATGATATGAGTAGTGATATGATCACCTATGCTAAAGATCGTTTTGAATTAGTAAATACGATGATGAGTAAATTGAAAACTAAGTATAGTAAATCAGGACAATCATACGCCGAACTACGTAGTCGTTATGGGTTACTAGTTAACCAACGCTTTGGAATGGCTGCTTCATTAAGCCGTTATATTGGTGGGGTGTATGTTGATAGAAGTTTTGTGGGGCAGTCAACTTCAAATAAGCCATTTACTGTTGTTCCAAAAGAAAAGCAGAAAAAGGCAATGGAGGTATTGAGTACTTATGTATTTGCGCCAAATGCCTATACTGCGGATAGCTACTTGTTTCCTTACATGCAGATGCAACGTCGAGGTTTTAATTTCTTCGGAAACACAGAAGATTATAAACCACAAAATACAGCATTGGCGATGCATCAATCTGTATTATACCAATTTATGCACCCAACTACTTTATCGCGTATCAATAATTCTGGCTTATATGGAAACAGTTATTCAGTGGCTGAAGTAATGAATGATTTAACTAAAGCAATTTTCAGTGCTGATATGGGTGGTTCTGTAAATTTATATCGCCAAAACTTGCAAACTGAGTTTGTTAAAGGATTGGCCGGTATTGCCAGTGCCCCAATGGGTTATGATAATGCTTCAAAAGCTGCTGCCTATAGCACTTTAAAGAAAATTAAGACTGCATTGGCGGGTGCCGTCTCACCTGATGAGCAAACCAAAGCTCATCGAGCATACTTAAACTTTATGATTGATAAAGCCGTAGCTGTAAAATAA
- a CDS encoding deoxynucleoside kinase has translation MHIAIVGNIGAGKTTLTELLAKHYNCEALFETVDDNPYLEDFYNDMKRWSFNLQIYFLNSRFIQVLEIERNKRFVVQDRTIYEDAYIFADNLHDMSLMTSRDFQNYLSIFDSIKQFIKAPDLLIYLRASVPTLVSNIQQRGRQYEAGIRLDYLSKLNEKYERWIGNYTEGKLMIIDKDKVDFTGNPEDLGLIINNIEKEFHGLFKF, from the coding sequence ATGCACATAGCAATTGTTGGAAATATTGGGGCAGGAAAAACCACATTGACAGAACTACTAGCTAAACATTACAATTGTGAAGCCTTGTTTGAAACGGTAGATGACAATCCCTATTTAGAAGATTTTTATAACGACATGAAACGTTGGTCGTTCAACCTTCAAATCTATTTTCTTAACAGTCGCTTTATTCAAGTTCTTGAAATTGAACGCAATAAACGTTTTGTAGTCCAGGACCGTACGATTTATGAGGATGCATACATTTTTGCGGACAATTTGCATGATATGAGTCTGATGACTTCTCGGGATTTTCAAAACTACTTATCAATCTTTGACTCAATTAAACAGTTTATCAAGGCACCTGATTTATTGATTTACTTGCGTGCTTCGGTCCCTACATTGGTGAGTAATATTCAGCAGCGTGGCCGCCAGTATGAAGCCGGTATTCGTTTGGATTATTTGAGTAAACTTAACGAAAAATACGAAAGATGGATTGGCAACTATACCGAAGGAAAATTGATGATTATTGATAAAGATAAGGTTGATTTCACCGGTAATCCTGAAGATTTAGGCTTAATCATCAATAATATTGAAAAAGAGTTTCACGGATTATTTAAGTTCTAA
- the trpS gene encoding tryptophan--tRNA ligase, translating to METVVSGIRSTGNLHLGNYFGAVKNFVQMQNEYNCFFFIADYHSLTTHPNPANLHASVRQVLVEYLAAGIDPEKSTIYIQSDVPEVTELYLLLNMNAYLGELQRATSFKDKVRANPNNVNAGLLTYPTLMAADILLHRATKVPVGKDQEQHLEMTRTFGNRFNTMYGTEYFPEAFAFNFGSKLVKVPGLDGKGKMGKSEGEGNAIFLADKPEVIRKKVMRALTDNGPAEPNSKKPDYIQNLFDLMKLVSTKDTIKHFDDSWKNCSIRYGDLKKQLAEDMITFLTPVREKIEDIAANETYLRQVARHGAAKARESAQKTIQDVRELIGIKRF from the coding sequence ATGGAAACAGTAGTAAGTGGTATTCGTTCTACCGGAAATTTACATTTAGGAAATTATTTTGGAGCTGTGAAAAACTTCGTTCAGATGCAGAACGAGTACAATTGCTTCTTTTTTATAGCTGATTATCATTCATTAACAACTCACCCCAATCCGGCAAACCTACATGCTAGTGTTCGTCAGGTTTTGGTTGAGTATTTAGCGGCAGGTATCGATCCTGAAAAAAGTACTATCTATATTCAATCAGATGTTCCTGAGGTTACGGAATTATATTTACTGCTAAACATGAATGCGTACCTTGGCGAATTACAACGAGCAACTTCATTTAAAGATAAAGTACGAGCAAATCCAAATAACGTTAATGCCGGCTTGTTAACCTACCCTACCTTAATGGCAGCCGATATTTTATTGCACCGTGCAACTAAAGTCCCGGTAGGTAAAGACCAAGAACAACACTTAGAAATGACCCGTACATTTGGTAATCGCTTTAATACGATGTATGGAACTGAATATTTCCCAGAAGCTTTTGCTTTCAATTTTGGATCAAAACTAGTTAAAGTTCCAGGACTTGATGGTAAAGGAAAAATGGGTAAATCTGAAGGTGAAGGCAACGCTATTTTCCTTGCAGACAAACCAGAAGTGATTCGTAAAAAAGTAATGCGCGCATTAACCGATAATGGACCGGCTGAACCAAATTCAAAAAAACCTGATTATATTCAAAACCTGTTTGATTTGATGAAATTGGTTTCAACCAAAGATACAATCAAACATTTTGACGATTCTTGGAAAAATTGCTCTATCCGCTATGGAGACCTAAAAAAACAATTAGCGGAAGACATGATCACTTTCCTTACTCCTGTGCGTGAAAAAATTGAGGACATTGCAGCAAATGAAACCTATTTACGCCAGGTCGCCCGTCATGGAGCAGCAAAGGCTCGTGAAAGCGCACAAAAAACTATTCAAGATGTAAGAGAGCTTATTGGTATTAAACGATTCTAA
- a CDS encoding IS4 family transposase, translated as MSLFRRTKNNDKPLIRQIIDLIPRYLLNQSIKKYHSDKYCHKYKTYDHLVALLFGQLCKCSTLEDISVGIGVSETFIKDLGLQQSPAKSTMSDGNKKRNWQVFDHLYTALLKHYGSSLSKYSNQQIVEEVKDKTLLIRDSSTISVCLSMFDWAKFRTAKGGLKIHTQWDESMMLPNLVNISQAQTHDSKGFEQTIFPKDTIILEDKGYWDYEVILASIKAQNTFVTRIKDNTVYEVIEELELPEQEDQHILKDELIHLTGTKAKANRLSLEILRRVVVFDQENNLQLEIITNNTTWKAATIAALYKRRWDIEIFFKQLKQNLNVKTFIGTSENAVKSQIFVALITYLLLELLRRVKAKGRTAFSNFVEKIRICLCYYLTLDYVIERIQPLVRSIRPVQATMKNEREHTLFAT; from the coding sequence ATGAGCCTTTTTCGCCGCACCAAAAATAATGATAAACCTTTAATCCGCCAGATAATTGATTTAATTCCTCGTTATCTACTGAATCAATCCATTAAGAAATATCATAGTGATAAATACTGCCATAAATACAAGACTTACGACCATTTAGTCGCGCTTTTGTTCGGACAGCTGTGTAAATGCAGCACTTTGGAGGATATTTCGGTGGGCATCGGAGTATCCGAAACCTTCATTAAAGACCTCGGATTGCAGCAAAGCCCCGCCAAAAGCACCATGAGCGATGGAAATAAAAAACGCAACTGGCAAGTGTTTGACCATCTTTATACGGCCCTGTTGAAGCATTACGGCAGCAGCCTGAGTAAATACTCCAATCAGCAAATTGTGGAGGAAGTCAAAGACAAAACCCTGTTGATTCGAGATAGCAGCACGATTAGCGTTTGTTTAAGCATGTTTGACTGGGCAAAGTTTCGGACAGCTAAAGGAGGTCTTAAAATCCACACCCAATGGGATGAAAGCATGATGTTGCCCAACCTGGTCAACATCAGCCAGGCCCAAACGCATGACAGCAAAGGTTTCGAACAAACTATCTTTCCAAAGGATACCATCATCCTGGAAGACAAGGGCTATTGGGATTATGAGGTAATCCTGGCCAGCATAAAAGCTCAAAACACCTTTGTCACCCGCATAAAGGACAATACGGTATATGAAGTGATCGAAGAACTGGAGCTGCCTGAGCAGGAAGACCAACACATACTAAAGGACGAATTGATTCATTTAACCGGCACGAAAGCAAAAGCCAACAGGCTATCGCTAGAGATTCTGCGAAGAGTGGTGGTGTTTGATCAGGAAAACAATCTGCAGCTGGAAATCATCACCAATAATACTACCTGGAAGGCTGCCACCATTGCCGCCCTTTACAAACGCCGCTGGGATATTGAAATATTTTTCAAACAACTCAAACAAAACCTGAATGTTAAAACATTCATCGGCACGAGTGAAAACGCCGTTAAATCGCAAATCTTTGTAGCCCTGATCACCTACCTGCTGTTGGAACTGCTCAGAAGAGTGAAAGCCAAAGGCAGAACCGCCTTTTCCAACTTTGTAGAGAAAATCCGTATCTGCCTGTGCTATTACCTGACCCTTGATTATGTGATTGAACGAATACAGCCCCTCGTCCGAAGTATCCGTCCGGTACAGGCTACCATGAAAAATGAACGGGAGCATACGCTTTTTGCCACCTGA
- a CDS encoding lysophospholipid acyltransferase family protein codes for MLTAIVFYLFYPFFYYTSRKPDRYQALNFFRKINAALPLLLSGIFWRIKSDTPIKKDAVYIFCPNHTSFLDIPILLLIGKGNHHFIGKAELKENPVFKIFFETIDITVKRESKLSSYRAFKKAAENIKRGMSLIIFPEGGILDRYPPQLHHFKSGAFRLAIEQQAPIIPVTIANAWQVFFDDGKLFGSRPGVIDIFVHQPIETVGLKPEEDELLKNKVHHLINNKLSEYEDRQKRSRKDSSLSPARR; via the coding sequence TTGCTTACAGCTATCGTGTTTTATTTGTTTTATCCTTTTTTTTATTACACATCACGAAAGCCGGACCGTTATCAAGCATTGAATTTTTTTAGAAAGATTAATGCGGCATTACCTCTGTTGCTATCAGGTATCTTTTGGCGAATCAAATCTGACACTCCAATAAAAAAAGATGCCGTTTATATTTTTTGTCCTAATCATACCTCTTTTTTAGACATACCTATTTTATTGTTGATAGGTAAAGGAAATCATCATTTTATTGGGAAAGCAGAGCTAAAAGAAAATCCTGTTTTTAAGATATTCTTTGAAACAATAGATATCACAGTTAAAAGGGAAAGTAAGTTGTCGTCATACCGGGCCTTCAAAAAAGCTGCTGAAAATATTAAAAGGGGCATGAGTCTGATAATTTTTCCAGAAGGTGGAATACTTGATCGTTATCCTCCTCAATTACATCATTTTAAAAGTGGAGCATTTAGATTGGCAATAGAACAACAAGCACCCATCATTCCTGTAACAATTGCAAATGCATGGCAAGTATTCTTTGATGATGGGAAATTATTTGGTTCTCGTCCGGGGGTAATTGATATATTTGTACATCAGCCAATTGAAACTGTTGGATTGAAGCCTGAGGAGGATGAATTATTAAAAAACAAAGTTCATCATTTAATAAATAACAAATTAAGCGAATATGAAGATCGACAGAAGCGTAGTAGAAAAGATAGCTCACTTAGCCCGGCTAGACGTTGA
- the gatC gene encoding Asp-tRNA(Asn)/Glu-tRNA(Gln) amidotransferase subunit GatC, with product MKIDRSVVEKIAHLARLDVENVDESVADMNKILTFMEKLNELDTSNVEPLVYLTDDVNAFRQDIIKQEITHEEALKNAPNADEDYFKVAKVIEQ from the coding sequence ATGAAGATCGACAGAAGCGTAGTAGAAAAGATAGCTCACTTAGCCCGGCTAGACGTTGAAAACGTGGATGAAAGTGTTGCCGATATGAATAAGATTTTGACGTTTATGGAGAAATTGAATGAGTTAGACACTTCAAATGTTGAACCTCTTGTTTATTTGACTGATGATGTAAACGCTTTCCGTCAGGATATAATCAAACAAGAAATTACACATGAGGAGGCTTTAAAGAATGCCCCAAATGCTGATGAAGATTATTTTAAAGTGGCTAAAGTTATTGAGCAATAA
- a CDS encoding ABC transporter ATP-binding protein — protein sequence MSALISISDIGKKYVIGSEVIHALNSVTMTINKGEFVALMGPSGSGKSTLMNILGCLDTPSKGQYVLNGTDVSRMTDDELAEVRNKEIGFVFQTFNLLPRSSSLDNVALPLVYAGVKKEERIARAQKALEDVGLGNRVSHKPNELSGGQRQRVAVARALVNNPSIILADEPTGNLDTKTSIEIMGLMEEIHKKGNTIILVTHEEDIAKHAHRIIRLRDGLIEDDYLNTNIRSALKEATEMIQE from the coding sequence ATGTCGGCCCTAATTTCAATTTCAGATATTGGAAAAAAATATGTTATCGGTTCAGAAGTAATTCATGCTTTGAACTCAGTAACGATGACCATTAATAAAGGCGAATTTGTAGCTTTAATGGGGCCATCTGGTTCAGGAAAGTCAACACTTATGAATATCCTGGGTTGCTTGGATACACCATCAAAAGGCCAATATGTTTTGAATGGAACAGACGTTAGTCGCATGACGGATGATGAACTGGCAGAAGTACGGAATAAGGAAATTGGTTTTGTCTTTCAAACTTTTAACCTTTTACCTCGCTCTTCTTCTTTAGATAACGTTGCATTACCTCTTGTATATGCGGGAGTAAAAAAAGAAGAGCGTATAGCTCGTGCTCAAAAAGCTTTGGAAGATGTTGGATTGGGGAATCGTGTTAGTCATAAACCCAATGAACTTTCAGGAGGTCAACGTCAACGCGTAGCTGTGGCTAGAGCGTTGGTGAATAATCCGTCTATTATCCTTGCAGATGAGCCAACAGGAAACCTCGATACCAAAACTTCGATTGAAATTATGGGACTTATGGAGGAAATTCACAAAAAGGGGAATACCATTATTCTGGTTACACACGAGGAGGATATTGCTAAGCATGCTCATCGAATTATTCGTTTACGTGATGGCTTAATTGAAGATGATTATTTAAATACCAATATCAGAAGTGCGTTGAAGGAAGCTACTGAAATGATTCAGGAATAA